Proteins from a single region of Chryseobacterium sp. T16E-39:
- a CDS encoding sensor histidine kinase, translating to MEKKVHISLYCKCQLIGWSLASLYWSFNGWYKDGFRLDLAVIQFVLDVAMYILITHLYRNFSIRNHWQDLPLDKLLWRMLIAVPVMGIFYALVTIGKLYLVRLWFMGDVAQTFVDFFNLNAVSILVAGFRLMAIWLLAYHLYHYAKREMRLSVENARLELSFKQSQLDNLSAQLNPHFLFNTLNTIKSLVYINPDAAGRAVDLLSELLRSGLYKGSSMLIRLNEEIALVKDYLELESLRMQERLEYQLDIDVSLSELMVPRLCIQTLVENAVKHGVALEKYGGRIDLIIVEREGFLIITVLNPGKLEENEIIEGIGLRNLKERLDLSYQQLATFRLSETQQIVCAEIKIPII from the coding sequence TTGGAAAAGAAAGTACACATATCTCTTTATTGCAAATGCCAACTTATTGGTTGGTCACTAGCATCGCTGTATTGGTCTTTTAACGGCTGGTATAAAGATGGGTTCAGGTTGGATTTGGCAGTAATTCAATTTGTACTGGATGTGGCGATGTATATATTAATCACTCACCTCTACCGCAATTTTTCAATAAGAAATCATTGGCAAGATCTTCCGCTTGATAAATTACTATGGCGGATGTTGATTGCTGTTCCAGTGATGGGTATTTTTTATGCATTGGTCACCATTGGTAAACTCTATCTTGTTCGGCTGTGGTTTATGGGAGATGTAGCACAAACCTTTGTCGATTTCTTTAATTTAAATGCGGTAAGTATCTTGGTAGCAGGTTTTAGATTGATGGCGATATGGCTTTTGGCTTACCATCTTTATCATTATGCGAAAAGAGAGATGCGTTTATCAGTAGAAAACGCAAGGCTCGAACTTAGCTTTAAGCAGTCACAGCTTGATAATCTTTCGGCCCAGCTAAACCCTCATTTTTTGTTTAACACACTCAATACCATAAAATCATTAGTTTATATAAATCCCGATGCCGCAGGTAGGGCGGTCGATTTGTTAAGTGAGCTTTTAAGGAGTGGGCTTTATAAGGGCAGTTCCATGCTCATCAGGTTAAATGAGGAGATTGCACTGGTAAAGGATTATCTCGAACTGGAAAGTTTAAGAATGCAAGAAAGACTAGAGTACCAGCTTGATATTGATGTTTCCTTATCAGAGTTGATGGTGCCCAGGTTATGCATCCAAACATTGGTTGAAAATGCGGTAAAACATGGTGTTGCATTAGAAAAATATGGTGGTAGGATTGATCTTATCATTGTTGAAAGGGAAGGTTTTTTAATTATCACGGTATTAAATCCGGGTAAGTTGGAAGAGAATGAAATTATTGAAGGTATAGGGTTACGAAATTTGAAGGAACGGCTTGATCTTAGTTATCAACAGCTGGCTACTTTTAGATTATCCGAGACGCAGCAAATAGTTTGTGCCGAAATTAAAATCCCGATCATATGA
- a CDS encoding reprolysin-like metallopeptidase, whose amino-acid sequence MKQLLYLGIFILSISLGKAQDFFTTISERSIKADPKNRTVQPEKFQTYSLDVAAMKSYFKSVPELRDNELKDKAPIIVLPMPDGTKAKFKIWKSSVMAPELAQKFPQLVTFTGQGVDDQYATIKLDFTELGFHAQIKSVVNGDTYIDPYAKNNIDSYIIYKKSDLIDRTPRTCGTKDEEIAPEKKNVQKSVTPSVGTQIRIFRFAVACTGEYAKAATGLATPTVAQTLSAIVTSVNRVNGVYEQEVAVRLILVATETNVIFTDPATDPFNGNDDAYTLIDESQAQIDALIGSANYDIGHTFSTGGGGLAGLGVICTNGQKGSGITGSPNPVGDPYDIDYVAHEVGHQFGGPHTFNATTLNCGGGNRSASNAVEPGSGVTIMAYAGICGATNNLAPNSIPTFHTRSFQSITSTVQAKTCQVTTPVANTAPVVNAGSDYTIPKGTPFKLTGSATDAQNNALTYSWEQNDVGPAGNWNVPTGNAAIFRSFVPVTVPYRYFPKLTDVINNTTTKGELLPSYGRNMEFRLTVRDNNAGCAGVANDDASITVDGNSGPFTVTAPATAVSWAGNSSQTITWNVANTTAAPVSCANVSILLSTDGGLTYPTTIIASTPNDGSETITIPNVNTTQARIMVAGQGNVFYNLNPVNFTITQVLATNEVAGNKDVFVLYPNPSKGLLNIKFTNSSENYDIMVYDGSGRLAFSKLNNTLDAGKVGTFNLAHLTTGDYVIKIKTKKMEKTVKWVKE is encoded by the coding sequence ATGAAACAATTACTTTATTTAGGGATATTTATTTTATCCATATCCCTGGGAAAAGCCCAGGATTTTTTCACCACAATAAGTGAAAGATCCATTAAGGCAGATCCTAAGAACAGAACAGTACAGCCTGAGAAGTTTCAAACGTATTCATTAGACGTGGCTGCAATGAAAAGCTACTTTAAGTCCGTTCCGGAACTTAGAGATAACGAGCTTAAAGACAAAGCCCCTATCATTGTCCTACCAATGCCTGACGGGACAAAAGCTAAATTCAAGATATGGAAATCTTCAGTAATGGCTCCTGAATTAGCTCAGAAGTTTCCTCAACTGGTTACTTTCACAGGTCAGGGCGTTGATGATCAGTACGCTACAATAAAATTAGATTTTACTGAATTAGGGTTTCATGCTCAGATAAAATCGGTAGTAAATGGTGATACCTATATCGATCCGTATGCAAAAAATAATATCGACAGTTATATTATTTACAAGAAAAGTGATCTAATCGATAGAACCCCAAGAACTTGTGGAACCAAAGACGAAGAGATTGCACCCGAAAAAAAAAATGTACAAAAAAGCGTCACTCCAAGCGTAGGTACTCAAATTAGAATTTTCAGATTTGCGGTAGCCTGCACCGGTGAGTACGCAAAAGCAGCAACAGGTTTAGCCACCCCTACTGTTGCCCAAACCCTTTCAGCGATTGTAACTTCTGTAAACAGGGTAAATGGTGTATACGAACAAGAAGTAGCAGTACGACTGATATTAGTTGCAACTGAAACAAATGTTATCTTTACAGACCCTGCTACAGATCCTTTTAATGGTAATGACGATGCCTACACCCTAATTGATGAGAGCCAGGCTCAGATTGATGCACTTATAGGAAGTGCCAATTACGATATAGGTCATACCTTCAGTACCGGAGGTGGTGGATTAGCCGGATTAGGAGTTATTTGCACTAATGGCCAAAAAGGAAGTGGAATTACCGGTTCACCTAATCCAGTTGGAGACCCTTATGATATAGATTATGTTGCTCATGAAGTAGGACACCAATTTGGAGGCCCACATACATTTAATGCAACAACATTAAACTGTGGAGGAGGTAACCGTAGTGCTTCCAATGCTGTAGAACCAGGAAGTGGAGTTACCATCATGGCGTACGCGGGAATTTGTGGTGCGACCAACAATCTTGCTCCTAACAGTATTCCTACTTTTCATACCCGATCATTTCAGTCTATTACTTCAACGGTTCAGGCAAAAACATGTCAAGTGACAACTCCGGTTGCAAATACCGCTCCTGTTGTTAACGCAGGAAGTGACTATACCATCCCTAAGGGAACGCCTTTTAAATTAACAGGTTCTGCAACCGATGCGCAAAATAATGCACTTACCTATTCATGGGAACAAAATGATGTAGGCCCAGCTGGGAATTGGAATGTTCCAACAGGAAATGCCGCTATATTCAGATCATTTGTACCTGTAACTGTTCCTTACAGATATTTTCCAAAACTTACTGATGTAATTAATAATACAACAACTAAGGGAGAATTATTGCCTTCTTATGGAAGAAATATGGAGTTCAGACTGACGGTAAGAGACAACAACGCAGGTTGTGCTGGAGTTGCTAATGATGACGCATCGATTACAGTCGATGGAAATTCAGGACCATTCACTGTTACAGCACCTGCTACAGCGGTTAGTTGGGCAGGCAACTCTTCTCAAACCATTACGTGGAATGTAGCGAACACTACTGCTGCTCCGGTAAGTTGTGCTAATGTAAGTATCTTGCTTTCTACAGATGGAGGCCTTACATATCCTACTACTATTATTGCTTCTACTCCAAATGATGGATCAGAGACCATTACAATCCCTAATGTAAATACAACCCAAGCCAGAATTATGGTGGCGGGACAAGGTAATGTATTTTATAATCTTAACCCGGTAAATTTTACAATTACACAGGTACTGGCTACCAATGAAGTAGCGGGAAATAAAGACGTATTCGTTCTTTATCCTAATCCAAGTAAGGGACTTCTGAATATTAAATTCACAAACTCTAGTGAAAACTATGACATCATGGTCTATGATGGAAGCGGAAGACTAGCATTCAGTAAACTGAACAACACATTAGATGCTGGTAAAGTTGGTACTTTCAACCTCGCTCACTTAACGACTGGAGATTATGTGATCAAGATTAAAACTAAAAAAATGGAGAAAACTGTTAAATGGGTTAAAGAATAA
- a CDS encoding acyltransferase family protein, producing MNSTLSISSSKPHYEILDGLRGVAAIMVVFFHVFEVFSNGDHTKQIINHGYLAVDFFFMLSGYVISYAYDSRWNQMTLKDFFIRRLIRLQPMIIIGSLVGAALFYFQQTEGLGWAGISTTPVWKLLLVMFIGMTVIPVGKGLDVRGWNEMHPLNGPAWSLFYEYIANIFYALILRKVSKLVLGILVLVSALFTIYYAFTNPNGDMIGGWSIDDVNQLRIGFTRLAFPFLAGIFLARVFQLKSMKNAFVVTGILLIMILAIPRLGGNEAHWQNALYECFALMVLFPAVILLGAGGKIVNEKTNQFCKWLGDISYPLYITHFPLAYTYYAWVANGKYTLEDSQSWIFGLLTVVVSIIMAYLYMRLYDIPVRKWLVKRFQ from the coding sequence ATGAACTCAACCTTATCTATTTCCTCTTCTAAACCTCATTATGAAATCCTTGATGGATTACGTGGAGTTGCCGCTATTATGGTCGTGTTTTTTCATGTTTTTGAAGTTTTTTCAAATGGTGATCATACCAAGCAGATCATCAATCATGGATATTTAGCGGTCGATTTTTTCTTTATGCTATCAGGTTATGTGATCAGCTATGCCTATGATAGCCGATGGAACCAGATGACATTGAAAGACTTTTTTATAAGGCGTCTAATAAGACTACAACCGATGATCATTATTGGTTCGCTGGTAGGAGCTGCTTTGTTTTATTTCCAACAGACGGAAGGTTTAGGCTGGGCCGGGATTTCGACCACTCCTGTATGGAAGCTACTATTGGTGATGTTTATAGGAATGACAGTGATCCCGGTTGGAAAAGGGCTTGATGTCAGAGGTTGGAATGAAATGCATCCATTAAACGGTCCGGCGTGGTCATTATTTTATGAATACATAGCCAATATTTTCTACGCTTTAATTTTGCGGAAGGTTTCGAAATTGGTATTGGGGATTTTAGTTCTAGTTTCTGCACTATTTACGATCTATTATGCATTTACCAATCCGAATGGTGATATGATCGGAGGGTGGTCTATTGATGATGTTAACCAATTGAGAATTGGTTTTACGAGGCTGGCTTTTCCATTTTTGGCGGGGATATTTTTGGCAAGGGTTTTTCAGCTGAAATCGATGAAAAATGCTTTTGTTGTGACGGGTATTTTACTAATTATGATATTGGCAATTCCTCGATTGGGTGGGAATGAAGCCCATTGGCAGAATGCTTTATACGAATGTTTTGCACTAATGGTTTTGTTTCCGGCAGTTATTTTACTGGGAGCAGGTGGGAAGATTGTAAATGAAAAAACAAATCAGTTTTGTAAGTGGTTAGGTGATATTTCTTACCCTCTTTACATTACCCATTTTCCATTGGCATATACTTATTATGCATGGGTCGCAAATGGTAAATATACTTTGGAAGACTCTCAGTCCTGGATTTTTGGTTTGCTGACTGTAGTCGTTTCCATTATCATGGCATATCTTTATATGAGGCTCTATGATATACCTGTAAGAAAATGGCTGGTGAAAAGATTTCAATAA